The nucleotide sequence tattgtgtttttgtttcaaatgAAACCACACTCAAATAGAAAACCttctctgaaacacatttttctgatATGATAACTAATCTGAgacaaacatcagaaaacatttaaagagcCGGTGTAAGTGAATGCTAATGTGAAGTACAAGGGCCAGGGGGAAAGTGAATAAACAACACATCAGTCTATTTTAATAAACAGTGTCGCCGGTGTCATGTAACTACAAGTTTTCTCCTGGGGCAGTGTGAGCCTGGCTCCTCCAGCGAGTTGCCTGCAGTTGTATGTTTATCTAAAGGCACATTAATCCAAGTCTGGAAATATGAATACTCTCTGGACACGCTCTGATTGTTCATTGCCTTCCTGTCTTGGCCAAAGCGCTTCCACTTTTCCAGCTCGTGCTGCAATCAGTTCAGAGGGGACCCCTGAGCACCGCGCGCTCCCAGGCTTTGATAAATGATCGTGTCAGGGCCGTCACTCAGAAGGCCCTCACCGAAGAGCAGCCCGGCCCCAAATTGCCCCCCACGCGGGGGTGTGGAGAACAGCAAAGGCTGGATACTCGCTGAGCTTGGCCAGCTCTCTCGCCTGGACTAATGATGGGCCAGTTATGAACCTGTATTTGACCAGGGCTTCGATTCCCCCGTCCTCTCTGCCCTGCACACAGCTAACGGCCTCTGAAGATGCTCCCCATTTGTCACCCTGGCTGACTGCCTGTCataatctattttaaaaatccataaGGTTTTCTCTGGACTCTGACCAAATGGCACGGAAGAAGGGACGGATCCTTGTGAGTGCTGTCTTTGCAGAATCAATATCGGCAGATGGGTTGTATAAATTATAGGAGATATCTGCTAAAAATGGCACATGTACAACAATTACCTGCCTCAACTTCTCAAAAGCAAATCATTTGTGCTGAGAAAGTAGCCTGAGCAAAGTATTCGATAACAAAATGCTTTCAATGTGTCATCCGGGTGTGAAAtactggtaaaaaaaagaagaggaattAATCCCTTTTAATGAAGCCATCAACCGTTTCAGTTAGTAAAtcaattcaaacagaaaaatcaaGCAGGTCATTTTTCAAAGAAGTGACTGAGCATAAATCATATCTCTGCATCAGATGAATCTAAGTTAAGTAGCGGTGGTTTAGGGTATCAAACGGAGGATTCTAAGGCAGAGAGGAAAAATCAGCCTCCCAAGGAAAAGGAGAAACTTGTGCTTGTTTAAAGCTGTCAGCGAGAAAAGTCTCAGGGGGGAAAGGCTGGTTGATTTGTTGAATAATTCTGACCCTGTGCAAGTCATGCAGACTGGGAACCTATGGCAGGATTTGCAGGATTTGGTTCTTTAGAACcctgttctccatctcatttcACACATCACTGCAGAAAGCTACGGAACAATATTCATAATGACCTGATCCACTAATCGTGGTATGTTGACTTAAATATGGAATGTCATGCTGTCATGTGGTTCTATTTACTTTGACTGCAGTGCACAGCACACAGCCAGTATCTACCTCTGTCACACTGGAGAAGAATCCCTGAAGTGCAGCTTGTTTCACAGACACTTTtggtgaagtaaaaaaaacaacgcTATATTTACCTCCATGTTGTGTAATTCAttgtcagcagcagaaaaagTCTGGATTTCCCTCAGCACTGCCAGGTCACTGATATCATCAATGTTGTTGTTACTGATATCCAGGACACAAAGAGATTCCTGTGCGAATAAATCAGATTTCATTTTACAGTTGATTAAATGAGAgaattttacaaataaacatgaagtaggccggggggggggggggggggggggggggggggagatggaggagatggagcaaATCAAGCACAttcaaaatataaacagttATTCAAATATGTAACACAACCTCCTAGAAAAAATGAGTAAACCCCATAGTACATTAATACGTGTTTCtcatagacacacactcaaagaaaaTACCACATTACAAAACATTGTGCGCCTAAAATAAATCTAAacttacagtacagtttttatcttttgatttatttttgaacCATTTGGATTAAGCCTCTTCATCTGCCCTCTTTATGAGCCTGAACTACTGGGATCATGTCCAAATCATACTCTTAGATAGTGCTGTTGCTAAATATTCATCTTGGTTTGAAGTTCTCTAACGGCACATTTATAAAAAGCTGGAACTCTTCAAATTTGCACAGCAATTTCTTTAATTATCCAAACAAACAAGAAGCTGAGACTTTTGGTGTGTTTATCCATGGCCTGGCCAGTAAACGCAGTAAACAGACCTAACTGATTTGTCAGACcagagagagcaacagaggTCCCTTTGACATCATCAAACCCAGCACAATATTCTGCTTTTACATGGATCACTCGTCTTGAAGAAATCTGAGGTCTTTCACACTGGATGTGATAACCTACCAAGTCGATACGccacacacattattttttataaagagTTTAAATGAGGcttaaaatacatataatttCAAAGAATGAGGGCTCAAATCATTTAGGGAGTGTGTATGAACCTAAAGTTGTGCTGAACAGTGTAAAAATGGGTCATACAGCGAGTGAAAGGAGAGTCCGGGGGTCAAAGAGCAACTTTTCCCCTGGTGCCAGCTTCTGATCCTCCAGATGAAGCTCCTTGAGCTCCCGGAGCTGCTCTAATCCCTCCACCACTGTGATCCTGTTTCCACTCAGATACCTGCAGAGACGGAAAAAAACCAACCAGTGTGTTTTACACAAACCAAAAGCTTGATGAACGGGACAACAATGAGTTCAACTTTCATACTCACAGTTTGGAGAGCCTCTGCAGATTGGACAGATTGTCTATATGAGCGATGTTGTTGTTCTGCATATGCAGATGGGTGAGTTTGGAGGCAAAGCCGAGGTTGCAGATGTTTGTGATCTGATTGTCATACAGGTACAGAACAGTGAGGTTTCTGCACATGGAGACATCaccctgaaaataaaatgaaaacgtgAGGCATGTAAGATAGAGAGAAGCAAAGCATCACAACATTACCGTTCATTAACGGACACTTACAATGTCTTCGATGTTCTTGTGGGAGAAGTTAAGGTGCGTAAGTGTCTTGAGGTAGTCTGGGAGGGAGAGGccccttttctttttgaagTGGGTTCTAGATTTAGCGATCAGATCTGAGTTCAGCTGGACCATGGTGGCTCATCACAGACGCTCCTTTTCAGCTTCAGCCGAGCGTTCAGCCCGCAGCACTGACTCCAGCTGCCTGGGAGACAAATACACACGTGAGCTGAAAAAGACATAAGCAGGAAGAACGATGTTTCTCTGTTTATCTATTGATGCCAAATAACTTTCAGGATCATAAATGACAAATTGTCAAACACTAGAGTATAAACGGCCTGAAACCTGACTGTCCATTCACAATTAGGGAGAATATCTCAATGATATAATTGATCAATATCATCATTGTTCTCCAGCAAACTTGGTGAGAGGCCAAAGGCTGAGTGACCACTCAATTTGTGTTTTGCAATAAGAGTGTTCGATTCCCTGAGCTGCTTCAGTGCCCACGGGGCTCATAAATTAGCTTCCTTTACTCACAGACATTATTTTTCCACCTTTGCTGGCTGCACAGAGTGGAGCTAGCtaacacagggagagagacagagagggatgtgacagcagctccttTCCACGCTTGATCTCGAGCCCTGATCGATAAGAGCTGAAGTATGGACAGAAGCTAACGACGTGAAGTTACAAACCGCAGAGGATCTTCTCTCACTTGGGAGCAGCACTTTATCACTGTCAGACACAGTGCGACACTCTAAGGTGTCCGGGTGCAGTTCGCGAGGAACACgatataaatgaaaacaataagcaGAACATGGAGGTGATCACATCCACACGTCGTCAGAGGAGCCAACAACGATCCGTGTGATGTtaggaataaaaagaaatggcCATTGAGATAACTATACAGCTAGCTTACAGGCTATCTTAACACGCCGCGTCTTTAACTAAACTTAGCGCGAGTTTCCTCTTTGCACGTTGAATTGAAACACGTGTGAAACGTAAAAGAAGTCCTCTACCTCTCTGCTCGACGGAGACGAACGAAGCGATGTCGGTTCGTTTGAAACGAGAAGCGCAGTTGCCATGGAAACTACGGAAGCAGCGAGGCTGTCACGTCTGATGGGAAACGAGGGTAAACGCAGTGGAAGCGGAAGGAAGCGTGTTATCTTGTTACTTGTTATCTTTGACAAATATTATTTGGGTTGAAGACAAACATGTGTGACGATGATCAACATTATGGGACAAGTGCAATATTTAGCAAATGGAATTATATTGAAATTATATCAGCTGCTAATTGATTTAAATGGATTGCCATTTTATTTGGACAATTGTAAATAAAGGACAGAGAAATTGTCATGGATTTGGAAAAAGGGACAAATAAAATGCTCTGTTATTCTTCTACACCCTAATAAttcttgaaa is from Paralichthys olivaceus isolate ysfri-2021 chromosome 17, ASM2471397v2, whole genome shotgun sequence and encodes:
- the ppp1r42 gene encoding protein phosphatase 1 regulatory subunit 42 is translated as MVQLNSDLIAKSRTHFKKKRGLSLPDYLKTLTHLNFSHKNIEDIGDVSMCRNLTVLYLYDNQITNICNLGFASKLTHLHMQNNNIAHIDNLSNLQRLSKLYLSGNRITVVEGLEQLRELKELHLEDQKLAPGEKLLFDPRTLLSLAESLCVLDISNNNIDDISDLAVLREIQTFSAADNELHNMEELEDVFGFWPQLLQMDLRGNPASKKRKYRDRLIIACKSLEVLDERDISEVTRQFLINWKTSKEAKKKKHNTLMLPGPLSSDPFTNDFYTAQRPHPGHIYSHNMQRLKPQQSLSSTAIDPTDLS